The genomic window TTATTATCGTCTTCTTCCCACATGTACATGTGCACAGAGTCATCCATGGTTGTGGTGAGCAAATGGACAGAATTCGACCATAAGCTGCTAATGGTCCTCAGGTGGCAGTCAAATTGTTTCATCATGTGACCATGGATGGTGTAGAGGAATAGTCTGGGTCCACTCTCAAAGGCAATCAGATTCCTGTCACTGACCTTCATCCAAGCAGGATTCTTCATCCGAGCTGGTAACTGGAAACTTGCAATCGGATTTGCTTTGACGACCATTCTGCCTTCATTCCGCTGAACTCTTAGGTCGAAGGTGATAAACCCTGTCCTTTTGAAAAGACAGTTTCGGAACATCACTACAATTCTGTTTGGTTTCCTTGAGGCCCAGGAGATCCTGCAGCACGATGCATATGGGACTGTGAGAATCAGAGGAAGGTGGCTTCTTGTCGAGCTCAGTAAGCACTCAGTCAAATATATCATGGGTGATATGGCTTGATGGGTCCCACTTGCAAACAGCCATTTCTTGTCAGGAGAGAATTGCAGAAAATCAACACGACATGTAAATGCGTTTACCTTAGACACTTCCTGTAACTCAGGCACAGTCAGTGTGTGGATGTTACCTTTAATGCTGCCCACCATCAGGAATGGTCCCTCTGCCGTTAGACAGCTTTCCAAGGAAAAACAGGGATCGGGCATATGGATAACACCCAGAGCGTCTTCGTTCAAACAATTCCACATCTTGACAGTTCCCTCCACATCCACAGTGAATACAAGGCGCATCTGAGGGAGGGTTGTGAGAGTCAAGAGTCGAGATCTCTGGACTGGACTTCTCCAGATCACAGTGCCCTCCTGCACGTCCCAGGCATACAGTGTGCAGTTAGATGACACCGTACACAGGATGGACTTTTCCTGTTCATCCGGcgtggggcctgagaaataggcCATTGGACCTATCAA from Suncus etruscus isolate mSunEtr1 chromosome X, mSunEtr1.pri.cur, whole genome shotgun sequence includes these protein-coding regions:
- the LOC125998977 gene encoding F-box/WD repeat-containing protein 12-like is translated as MASQLPEDVLLEIFSFLDAFSLLQVSKVSKYWKNVAETESLWRNLCVQKWFLRKPFQLQGTQTWKQHFLHLTKKERQMGLAQPEDFNVKEPRGNFGLIGPMAYFSGPTPDEQEKSILCTVSSNCTLYAWDVQEGTVIWRSPVQRSRLLTLTTLPQMRLVFTVDVEGTVKMWNCLNEDALGVIHMPDPCFSLESCLTAEGPFLMVGSIKGNIHTLTVPELQEVSKVNAFTCRVDFLQFSPDKKWLFASGTHQAISPMIYLTECLLSSTRSHLPLILTVPYASCCRISWASRKPNRIVVMFRNCLFKRTGFITFDLRVQRNEGRMVVKANPIASFQLPARMKNPAWMKVSDRNLIAFESGPRLFLYTIHGHMMKQFDCHLRTISSLWSNSVHLLTTTMDDSVHMYMWEEDDNKPYLKRCFQLRYTGPLRDNPHYYVSRAICDNRSIVFMVSKSRDFSTLLMYSLKNGKKE